The following coding sequences lie in one Homo sapiens chromosome 6 genomic scaffold, GRCh38.p14 alternate locus group ALT_REF_LOCI_5 HSCHR6_MHC_MCF_CTG1 genomic window:
- the MOG gene encoding myelin-oligodendrocyte glycoprotein isoform 10 precursor (isoform 10 precursor is encoded by transcript variant 10; The RefSeq protein has 2 substitutions compared to this genomic sequence) produces the protein MASLSRPSLPSCLCSFLLLLLLQVSSSYAGQFRVIGPRHPIRALVGDEVELPCRISPGKNATGMEVGWYRPPFSRVVHLYRNGKDQDGDQAPEYRGRTELLKDAIGEGKVTLRIRNVRFSDEGGFTCFFRDHSYQEEAAMELKVEDPFYWVSPGVLVLLAVLPVLLLQITVGLIFLCLQYRLRGKLRAEIENLHRTFDPHFLRVPCWKITLFVIVPVLGPLVALIICYNWLHRRLAGQFLEELRKFSSLCYKQRIKSQERETEATRGRGGLLRDHIPRGKEELESLGGGKTPPGR, from the exons ATGGCAAGCTTATCGAGACCCTCTCTGCCCAGCTGCCTctgctccttcctcctcctcctcctcctccaagtgTCTTCCAGCTATGCAG GGCAGTTCAGAGTGATAGGACCAAGACACCCTATCCGGGCTCTGGTCGGGGATGAAGTGGAATTGCCATGTCGCATATCTCCTGGGAAGAACGCTACAGGCATGGAGGTGGGGTGGTACCGCCCCCCCTTCTCTAGGGTGGTTCATCTCTACAGAAATGGCAAGGACCAAGATGGAGACCAGGCACCTGAATATCGGGGCCGGACAGAGCTGCTGAAAGATGCTATTGGTGAGGGAAAGGTGACTCTCAGGATCCGGAATGTAAGGTTCTCAGATGAAGGAGGTTTCACCTGCTTCTTCCGAGATCATTCTTACCAAGAGGAGGCAGCAATGGAATTGAAAGTAGAAG ATCCTTTCTACTGGGTGAGCCCTGGAGTGCTGGTTCTCCTCGCGGTGCTGCCTGTGCTCCTCCTGCAGATCACTCTTGGCCTCGTCTTCCTCTGCCTGCAGTACAGACTGAGAG GAAAACTTCGAGCAGAGATAG aGAATCTCCACCGGACTTTTG ATCCCCACTTTCTGAGGGTGCCCTGCTGGAAGATAACCCTGTTTGTAATTGTGCCGGTTCTTGGACCCTTGGTTGCCTTGATCATCTGCTACAACTGGCTACATCGAAGACTAGCAG ggCAATTCCTTGAAGAGCTACGTAAGTTCTCTTCTCTCTGTTATAAGCAGAGAATAAAAAGCCAGGAAAGGGAGACAGAAGCAACAAGAGGAAGAGGCGGGCTATTGAGGGATCACATTCCCAGAGGAAAGGAGGAGCTGGAGAGCCTGGGTGGAGGGAAGACTCCTCCTGGGAGGTAG
- the MOG gene encoding myelin-oligodendrocyte glycoprotein isoform beta1 precursor (isoform beta1 precursor is encoded by transcript variant beta1; The RefSeq protein has 2 substitutions compared to this genomic sequence) — translation MASLSRPSLPSCLCSFLLLLLLQVSSSYAGQFRVIGPRHPIRALVGDEVELPCRISPGKNATGMEVGWYRPPFSRVVHLYRNGKDQDGDQAPEYRGRTELLKDAIGEGKVTLRIRNVRFSDEGGFTCFFRDHSYQEEAAMELKVEDPFYWVSPGVLVLLAVLPVLLLQITVGLIFLCLQYRLRGKLRAEIENLHRTFDPHFLRVPCWKITLFVIVPVLGPLVALIICYNWLHRRLAGQFLEELLFHLEALSG, via the exons ATGGCAAGCTTATCGAGACCCTCTCTGCCCAGCTGCCTctgctccttcctcctcctcctcctcctccaagtgTCTTCCAGCTATGCAG GGCAGTTCAGAGTGATAGGACCAAGACACCCTATCCGGGCTCTGGTCGGGGATGAAGTGGAATTGCCATGTCGCATATCTCCTGGGAAGAACGCTACAGGCATGGAGGTGGGGTGGTACCGCCCCCCCTTCTCTAGGGTGGTTCATCTCTACAGAAATGGCAAGGACCAAGATGGAGACCAGGCACCTGAATATCGGGGCCGGACAGAGCTGCTGAAAGATGCTATTGGTGAGGGAAAGGTGACTCTCAGGATCCGGAATGTAAGGTTCTCAGATGAAGGAGGTTTCACCTGCTTCTTCCGAGATCATTCTTACCAAGAGGAGGCAGCAATGGAATTGAAAGTAGAAG ATCCTTTCTACTGGGTGAGCCCTGGAGTGCTGGTTCTCCTCGCGGTGCTGCCTGTGCTCCTCCTGCAGATCACTCTTGGCCTCGTCTTCCTCTGCCTGCAGTACAGACTGAGAG GAAAACTTCGAGCAGAGATAG aGAATCTCCACCGGACTTTTG ATCCCCACTTTCTGAGGGTGCCCTGCTGGAAGATAACCCTGTTTGTAATTGTGCCGGTTCTTGGACCCTTGGTTGCCTTGATCATCTGCTACAACTGGCTACATCGAAGACTAGCAG ggCAATTCCTTGAAGAGCTAC tcttcCACCTGGAAGCCCTCTCTGGCTAA
- the MOG gene encoding myelin-oligodendrocyte glycoprotein isoform alpha3 precursor (isoform alpha3 precursor is encoded by transcript variant alpha3; The RefSeq protein has 2 substitutions compared to this genomic sequence), translating to MASLSRPSLPSCLCSFLLLLLLQVSSSYAGQFRVIGPRHPIRALVGDEVELPCRISPGKNATGMEVGWYRPPFSRVVHLYRNGKDQDGDQAPEYRGRTELLKDAIGEGKVTLRIRNVRFSDEGGFTCFFRDHSYQEEAAMELKVEDPFYWVSPGVLVLLAVLPVLLLQITVGLIFLCLQYRLRGKLRAEIENLHRTFESFGVLGPQVKEPKKTGQFLEELRNPF from the exons ATGGCAAGCTTATCGAGACCCTCTCTGCCCAGCTGCCTctgctccttcctcctcctcctcctcctccaagtgTCTTCCAGCTATGCAG GGCAGTTCAGAGTGATAGGACCAAGACACCCTATCCGGGCTCTGGTCGGGGATGAAGTGGAATTGCCATGTCGCATATCTCCTGGGAAGAACGCTACAGGCATGGAGGTGGGGTGGTACCGCCCCCCCTTCTCTAGGGTGGTTCATCTCTACAGAAATGGCAAGGACCAAGATGGAGACCAGGCACCTGAATATCGGGGCCGGACAGAGCTGCTGAAAGATGCTATTGGTGAGGGAAAGGTGACTCTCAGGATCCGGAATGTAAGGTTCTCAGATGAAGGAGGTTTCACCTGCTTCTTCCGAGATCATTCTTACCAAGAGGAGGCAGCAATGGAATTGAAAGTAGAAG ATCCTTTCTACTGGGTGAGCCCTGGAGTGCTGGTTCTCCTCGCGGTGCTGCCTGTGCTCCTCCTGCAGATCACTCTTGGCCTCGTCTTCCTCTGCCTGCAGTACAGACTGAGAG GAAAACTTCGAGCAGAGATAG aGAATCTCCACCGGACTTTTG AGTCCTTTGGTGTTCTAGGACCCCAGgttaaggaaccaaaaaagacag ggCAATTCCTTGAAGAGCTAC GAAATCCCTTCTGA
- the MOG gene encoding myelin-oligodendrocyte glycoprotein isoform alpha6 precursor (isoform alpha6 precursor is encoded by transcript variant alpha6; The RefSeq protein has 2 substitutions compared to this genomic sequence): protein MASLSRPSLPSCLCSFLLLLLLQVSSSYADPFYWVSPGVLVLLAVLPVLLLQITVGLIFLCLQYRLRGKLRAEIENLHRTFESFGVLGPQVKEPKKTGQFLEELRNPF from the exons ATGGCAAGCTTATCGAGACCCTCTCTGCCCAGCTGCCTctgctccttcctcctcctcctcctcctccaagtgTCTTCCAGCTATGCAG ATCCTTTCTACTGGGTGAGCCCTGGAGTGCTGGTTCTCCTCGCGGTGCTGCCTGTGCTCCTCCTGCAGATCACTCTTGGCCTCGTCTTCCTCTGCCTGCAGTACAGACTGAGAG GAAAACTTCGAGCAGAGATAG aGAATCTCCACCGGACTTTTG AGTCCTTTGGTGTTCTAGGACCCCAGgttaaggaaccaaaaaagacag ggCAATTCCTTGAAGAGCTAC GAAATCCCTTCTGA
- the MOG gene encoding myelin-oligodendrocyte glycoprotein isoform alpha2 precursor (isoform alpha2 precursor is encoded by transcript variant alpha2; The RefSeq protein has 2 substitutions compared to this genomic sequence): protein MASLSRPSLPSCLCSFLLLLLLQVSSSYAGQFRVIGPRHPIRALVGDEVELPCRISPGKNATGMEVGWYRPPFSRVVHLYRNGKDQDGDQAPEYRGRTELLKDAIGEGKVTLRIRNVRFSDEGGFTCFFRDHSYQEEAAMELKVEDPFYWVSPGVLVLLAVLPVLLLQITVGLIFLCLQYRLRGKLRAEIENLHRTFGQFLEELRNPF, encoded by the exons ATGGCAAGCTTATCGAGACCCTCTCTGCCCAGCTGCCTctgctccttcctcctcctcctcctcctccaagtgTCTTCCAGCTATGCAG GGCAGTTCAGAGTGATAGGACCAAGACACCCTATCCGGGCTCTGGTCGGGGATGAAGTGGAATTGCCATGTCGCATATCTCCTGGGAAGAACGCTACAGGCATGGAGGTGGGGTGGTACCGCCCCCCCTTCTCTAGGGTGGTTCATCTCTACAGAAATGGCAAGGACCAAGATGGAGACCAGGCACCTGAATATCGGGGCCGGACAGAGCTGCTGAAAGATGCTATTGGTGAGGGAAAGGTGACTCTCAGGATCCGGAATGTAAGGTTCTCAGATGAAGGAGGTTTCACCTGCTTCTTCCGAGATCATTCTTACCAAGAGGAGGCAGCAATGGAATTGAAAGTAGAAG ATCCTTTCTACTGGGTGAGCCCTGGAGTGCTGGTTCTCCTCGCGGTGCTGCCTGTGCTCCTCCTGCAGATCACTCTTGGCCTCGTCTTCCTCTGCCTGCAGTACAGACTGAGAG GAAAACTTCGAGCAGAGATAG aGAATCTCCACCGGACTTTTG ggCAATTCCTTGAAGAGCTAC GAAATCCCTTCTGA
- the MOG gene encoding myelin-oligodendrocyte glycoprotein isoform beta5 precursor (isoform beta5 precursor is encoded by transcript variant beta5; The RefSeq protein has 2 substitutions compared to this genomic sequence) has product MASLSRPSLPSCLCSFLLLLLLQVSSSYAGQFRVIGPRHPIRALVGDEVELPCRISPGKNATGMEVGWYRPPFSRVVHLYRNGKDQDGDQAPEYRGRTELLKDAIGEGKVTLRIRNVRFSDEGGFTCFFRDHSYQEEAAMELKVEDPFYWVSPGVLVLLAVLPVLLLQITVGLIFLCLQYRLRGKLRAEIENLHRTFGQFLEELLFHLEALSG; this is encoded by the exons ATGGCAAGCTTATCGAGACCCTCTCTGCCCAGCTGCCTctgctccttcctcctcctcctcctcctccaagtgTCTTCCAGCTATGCAG GGCAGTTCAGAGTGATAGGACCAAGACACCCTATCCGGGCTCTGGTCGGGGATGAAGTGGAATTGCCATGTCGCATATCTCCTGGGAAGAACGCTACAGGCATGGAGGTGGGGTGGTACCGCCCCCCCTTCTCTAGGGTGGTTCATCTCTACAGAAATGGCAAGGACCAAGATGGAGACCAGGCACCTGAATATCGGGGCCGGACAGAGCTGCTGAAAGATGCTATTGGTGAGGGAAAGGTGACTCTCAGGATCCGGAATGTAAGGTTCTCAGATGAAGGAGGTTTCACCTGCTTCTTCCGAGATCATTCTTACCAAGAGGAGGCAGCAATGGAATTGAAAGTAGAAG ATCCTTTCTACTGGGTGAGCCCTGGAGTGCTGGTTCTCCTCGCGGTGCTGCCTGTGCTCCTCCTGCAGATCACTCTTGGCCTCGTCTTCCTCTGCCTGCAGTACAGACTGAGAG GAAAACTTCGAGCAGAGATAG aGAATCTCCACCGGACTTTTG ggCAATTCCTTGAAGAGCTAC tcttcCACCTGGAAGCCCTCTCTGGCTAA
- the MOG gene encoding myelin-oligodendrocyte glycoprotein isoform beta3 precursor (isoform beta3 precursor is encoded by transcript variant beta3; The RefSeq protein has 2 substitutions compared to this genomic sequence), translating to MASLSRPSLPSCLCSFLLLLLLQVSSSYAGQFRVIGPRHPIRALVGDEVELPCRISPGKNATGMEVGWYRPPFSRVVHLYRNGKDQDGDQAPEYRGRTELLKDAIGEGKVTLRIRNVRFSDEGGFTCFFRDHSYQEEAAMELKVEDPFYWVSPGVLVLLAVLPVLLLQITVGLIFLCLQYRLRGKLRAEIENLHRTFESFGVLGPQVKEPKKTGQFLEELLFHLEALSG from the exons ATGGCAAGCTTATCGAGACCCTCTCTGCCCAGCTGCCTctgctccttcctcctcctcctcctcctccaagtgTCTTCCAGCTATGCAG GGCAGTTCAGAGTGATAGGACCAAGACACCCTATCCGGGCTCTGGTCGGGGATGAAGTGGAATTGCCATGTCGCATATCTCCTGGGAAGAACGCTACAGGCATGGAGGTGGGGTGGTACCGCCCCCCCTTCTCTAGGGTGGTTCATCTCTACAGAAATGGCAAGGACCAAGATGGAGACCAGGCACCTGAATATCGGGGCCGGACAGAGCTGCTGAAAGATGCTATTGGTGAGGGAAAGGTGACTCTCAGGATCCGGAATGTAAGGTTCTCAGATGAAGGAGGTTTCACCTGCTTCTTCCGAGATCATTCTTACCAAGAGGAGGCAGCAATGGAATTGAAAGTAGAAG ATCCTTTCTACTGGGTGAGCCCTGGAGTGCTGGTTCTCCTCGCGGTGCTGCCTGTGCTCCTCCTGCAGATCACTCTTGGCCTCGTCTTCCTCTGCCTGCAGTACAGACTGAGAG GAAAACTTCGAGCAGAGATAG aGAATCTCCACCGGACTTTTG AGTCCTTTGGTGTTCTAGGACCCCAGgttaaggaaccaaaaaagacag ggCAATTCCTTGAAGAGCTAC tcttcCACCTGGAAGCCCTCTCTGGCTAA
- the MOG gene encoding myelin-oligodendrocyte glycoprotein isoform alpha5 precursor (isoform alpha5 precursor is encoded by transcript variant alpha5; The RefSeq protein has 2 substitutions compared to this genomic sequence) has product MASLSRPSLPSCLCSFLLLLLLQVSSSYADPFYWVSPGVLVLLAVLPVLLLQITVGLIFLCLQYRLRGKLRAEIENLHRTFDPHFLRVPCWKITLFVIVPVLGPLVALIICYNWLHRRLAGQFLEELRNPF; this is encoded by the exons ATGGCAAGCTTATCGAGACCCTCTCTGCCCAGCTGCCTctgctccttcctcctcctcctcctcctccaagtgTCTTCCAGCTATGCAG ATCCTTTCTACTGGGTGAGCCCTGGAGTGCTGGTTCTCCTCGCGGTGCTGCCTGTGCTCCTCCTGCAGATCACTCTTGGCCTCGTCTTCCTCTGCCTGCAGTACAGACTGAGAG GAAAACTTCGAGCAGAGATAG aGAATCTCCACCGGACTTTTG ATCCCCACTTTCTGAGGGTGCCCTGCTGGAAGATAACCCTGTTTGTAATTGTGCCGGTTCTTGGACCCTTGGTTGCCTTGATCATCTGCTACAACTGGCTACATCGAAGACTAGCAG ggCAATTCCTTGAAGAGCTAC GAAATCCCTTCTGA
- the MOG gene encoding myelin-oligodendrocyte glycoprotein isoform beta2 precursor (isoform beta2 precursor is encoded by transcript variant beta2; The RefSeq protein has 2 substitutions compared to this genomic sequence) yields MASLSRPSLPSCLCSFLLLLLLQVSSSYAGQFRVIGPRHPIRALVGDEVELPCRISPGKNATGMEVGWYRPPFSRVVHLYRNGKDQDGDQAPEYRGRTELLKDAIGEGKVTLRIRNVRFSDEGGFTCFFRDHSYQEEAAMELKVEDPFYWVSPGVLVLLAVLPVLLLQITVGLIFLCLQYRLRGKLRAEIENLHRTFVFHLEALSG; encoded by the exons ATGGCAAGCTTATCGAGACCCTCTCTGCCCAGCTGCCTctgctccttcctcctcctcctcctcctccaagtgTCTTCCAGCTATGCAG GGCAGTTCAGAGTGATAGGACCAAGACACCCTATCCGGGCTCTGGTCGGGGATGAAGTGGAATTGCCATGTCGCATATCTCCTGGGAAGAACGCTACAGGCATGGAGGTGGGGTGGTACCGCCCCCCCTTCTCTAGGGTGGTTCATCTCTACAGAAATGGCAAGGACCAAGATGGAGACCAGGCACCTGAATATCGGGGCCGGACAGAGCTGCTGAAAGATGCTATTGGTGAGGGAAAGGTGACTCTCAGGATCCGGAATGTAAGGTTCTCAGATGAAGGAGGTTTCACCTGCTTCTTCCGAGATCATTCTTACCAAGAGGAGGCAGCAATGGAATTGAAAGTAGAAG ATCCTTTCTACTGGGTGAGCCCTGGAGTGCTGGTTCTCCTCGCGGTGCTGCCTGTGCTCCTCCTGCAGATCACTCTTGGCCTCGTCTTCCTCTGCCTGCAGTACAGACTGAGAG GAAAACTTCGAGCAGAGATAG aGAATCTCCACCGGACTTTTG tcttcCACCTGGAAGCCCTCTCTGGCTAA
- the MOG gene encoding myelin-oligodendrocyte glycoprotein isoform alpha1 precursor (isoform alpha1 precursor is encoded by transcript variant alpha1; The RefSeq protein has 2 substitutions compared to this genomic sequence) — protein MASLSRPSLPSCLCSFLLLLLLQVSSSYAGQFRVIGPRHPIRALVGDEVELPCRISPGKNATGMEVGWYRPPFSRVVHLYRNGKDQDGDQAPEYRGRTELLKDAIGEGKVTLRIRNVRFSDEGGFTCFFRDHSYQEEAAMELKVEDPFYWVSPGVLVLLAVLPVLLLQITVGLIFLCLQYRLRGKLRAEIENLHRTFDPHFLRVPCWKITLFVIVPVLGPLVALIICYNWLHRRLAGQFLEELRNPF, from the exons ATGGCAAGCTTATCGAGACCCTCTCTGCCCAGCTGCCTctgctccttcctcctcctcctcctcctccaagtgTCTTCCAGCTATGCAG GGCAGTTCAGAGTGATAGGACCAAGACACCCTATCCGGGCTCTGGTCGGGGATGAAGTGGAATTGCCATGTCGCATATCTCCTGGGAAGAACGCTACAGGCATGGAGGTGGGGTGGTACCGCCCCCCCTTCTCTAGGGTGGTTCATCTCTACAGAAATGGCAAGGACCAAGATGGAGACCAGGCACCTGAATATCGGGGCCGGACAGAGCTGCTGAAAGATGCTATTGGTGAGGGAAAGGTGACTCTCAGGATCCGGAATGTAAGGTTCTCAGATGAAGGAGGTTTCACCTGCTTCTTCCGAGATCATTCTTACCAAGAGGAGGCAGCAATGGAATTGAAAGTAGAAG ATCCTTTCTACTGGGTGAGCCCTGGAGTGCTGGTTCTCCTCGCGGTGCTGCCTGTGCTCCTCCTGCAGATCACTCTTGGCCTCGTCTTCCTCTGCCTGCAGTACAGACTGAGAG GAAAACTTCGAGCAGAGATAG aGAATCTCCACCGGACTTTTG ATCCCCACTTTCTGAGGGTGCCCTGCTGGAAGATAACCCTGTTTGTAATTGTGCCGGTTCTTGGACCCTTGGTTGCCTTGATCATCTGCTACAACTGGCTACATCGAAGACTAGCAG ggCAATTCCTTGAAGAGCTAC GAAATCCCTTCTGA
- the ZFP57 gene encoding zinc finger protein 57 homolog isoform 2 (isoform 2 is encoded by transcript variant 2), translating to MSETFKNLTSVARIFLHKPELITKLEQEEEQWREFVHLPNTEGLSEGKKKELREQHPSLRDEGTSDDKVFLACRGAGQCPLSAPAGTMDRTRVLQASQAGPPFFCYTCGKCFSRRSYLYSHQFVHNPKLTNSCSQCGKLFRSPKSLSYHRRMHLGERPFCCTLCDKTYCDASGLSRHRRVHLGYRPHSCSVCGKSFRDQSELKRHQKIHQNQEPVDGNQECTLRIPGTQAEFQTPIARSQRSIQGLLDVNHAPVARSQEPIFRTEGPMAQNQASVLKNQAPVTRTQAPITGTLCQDARSNSHPVKPSRLNVFCCPHCSLTFSKKSYLSRHQKAHLTEPPNYCFHCSKSFSSFSRLVRHQQTHWKQKSYLCPICDLSFGEKEGLMDHWRGYKGKDLCQSSHHKCRVILGQWLGFSHDVPTMAGEEWKHGGDQSPPRIHTPRRRGLREKACKGDKTKEAVSILKHK from the coding sequence AAGGCAAGAAGAAAGAGCTTCGAGAACAACATCCCAGTCTGAGAGATGAGGGGACTAGTGATGACAAGGTCTTCCTTGCATGCAGAGGGGCCGGCCAGTGCCCCCTATCTGCCCCAGCTGGGACTATGGACAGGACCCGGGTGCTTCAAGCATCCCAGGCTGGGCCACCCTTTTTTTGCTACACCTGTGGCAAATGTTTCAGCAGGCGCTCCTACCTCTATAGCCACCAGTTTGTTCACAATCCCAAGCTGACTAACAGCTGCAGTCAGTGTGGGAAGTTGTTTCGGAGCCCCAAGTCCCTCAGCTATCACAGACGCATGCATCTTGGGGAGAGGCCCTTCTGTTGCACGCTCTGTGACAAGACCTACTGTGATGCTTCTGGACTAAGTCGTCACCGCCGCGTCCATCTGGGTTACCGGCCCCATTCATGCTCTGTGTGTGGGAAGAGCTTCCGGGACCAGTCTGAGCTCAAACGCCACCAGAAGATACACCAAAACCAGGAGCCAGTGGATGGAAACCAGGAGTGTACTTTGAGGATTCCAGGCACCCAGGCTGAATTCCAGACACCCATCGCCAGAAGCCAGAGGTCCATCCAGGGGCTTTTGGATGTGAACCATGCACCAGTGGCCAGGTCCCAGGAACCCATATTTAGAACTGAGGGTCCTATGGCCCAGAACCAGGCATCTGTACTTAAGAACCAAGCACCTGTGACCAGGACCCAGGCACCCATCACTGGAACCCTCTGTCAGGATGCCAGATCCAACTCTCATCCAGTGAAGCCCTCAAGACTCAATGTCTTCTGTTGCCCCCATTGTTCTTTGACTTTTAGCAAGAAATCCTATCTCTCCAGACACCAGAAGGCCCACCTCACAGAGCCGCCCAACTACTGCTTCCATTGCAGCAAGTCTTTCAGCTCATTTTCCAGGCTGGTCAGACACCAGCAGACCCACTGGAAGCAGAAGAGCTACCTTTGCCCTATCTGTGACCTCTCCTTTGGGGAGAAAGAGGGCCTTATGGATCACTGGAGGGGCTATAAAGGCAAGGACCTGTGCCAGAGCAGCCACCATAAATGCCGGGTGATCCTGGGCCAGTGGCTTGGCTTCTCTCATGATGTCCCCACTATGGCTGGGGAGGAATGGAAGCATGGAGGTGATCAATCTCCCCCCAGGATCCATACCCCCAGGAGAAGAGGCCTAAGAGAGAAGGCCTGCAAAGGAGACAAAACAAAGGAGGCAGTGAGCATcttgaaacataaataa